Proteins co-encoded in one Colletes latitarsis isolate SP2378_abdomen chromosome 2, iyColLati1, whole genome shotgun sequence genomic window:
- the LOC143350378 gene encoding cytosolic 10-formyltetrahydrofolate dehydrogenase, with product MARLKVAIIGQSPFAAEVYKLLRYNGHDITGVFTIPDKGNREDPLAITAKADDTPVFKIKSWRSKGVTLPEVLELYKSIEVDVNVLPFCSQFIPMEVINHPQHKSICYHPSLLPRHRGASAISWTLIEGDDTAGFSVFWADDGLDTGPVLLQRSCKVEPNDTLDTVYNNFLYPEGIKAMGEAVDLVAKGTAPKIPQREEGATYDPMLNKKDLQKLDWSKPAKQIHNFIRALDSTPGAWTTINGEEIRLFGSTLWNSDELPAHDTEVNVEGRIGIIHDGGLLINASDGKYVNVERIKVGTRTIPASKFGKEDENVMIEFTEEELKAKDVLMHIWNSILNVDIEDDTDFFACGAGSMDVVRLVEEVKDNLGVTLQNIDVFMAPVFIQFATTVVLAARGVSAAKDVKYDAVELQANNMNLKFPKQLFIDGEFVNGHGKPLDTINPHDESVICSVESGNVEDVDRAVKAAKKAFEEGEWSKISARERGALLFKLADLMEEHKEELATIESLDSGAVYTLALKTHVGMSIETWRYFAGWCDKIQGSTIPISHARPNRNLTFTRKEPLGVCGLVTPWNYPLMMLSWKMAACLAAGNTVVMKPAQASPLTALKFAELTVKAGFPRGVVNIVPGNGTVTGNAICEHPLIRKLGFTGSTLIGQSVMKSCADSNLKKVSLELGGKSPLVIFEDADIQHAVRVGMGSVFFNKGENCIAAGRLFVEESIHDEFLRRIVEETKKINVGNPLDRSTAHGPQNHKAHLNKLLEFVSRGVQEGAKLVYGGKRLDRPGWYFEPTVFTDVKDDMYIAKEESFGPVMVISKFSSKNMDEMIARANNTEYGLASGVLTKDISRALRFAEKIEAGTVFINTYNKTDVAAPFGGFKMSGFGKDLGQDALNEYLKTKTVTIEY from the exons ATTGCCGGAAGTGTTGGAGCTGTACAAAAGCATCGAAGTGGACGTGAACGTTCTTCCGTTCTGCAGTCAGTTCATTCCCATGGAGGTGATCAATCATCCACAACACAAAAGCATATGCTATCATCCGTCTTTGCTGCCTAGGCATCGCGGAGCGAGCGCCATAAGCTG GACCTTGATCGAAGGAGACGATACCGCTGGATTTTCAGTGTTCTGGGCGGACGATGGCCTTGACACCGGCCCTGTCTTGCTCCAAAGATCCTGCAAAGTGGAGCCCAACGATACCTTGGACACTGTGTACAATAATTTCCTGTACCCCGAGGGAATCAAAGCCATGGGAGAGGCTGTGGACCTCGTAGCAAAAGGAACCGCGCCTAAAATTCCCCAAAGAGAGGAAGGAGCTACCTACGACCCGATGTTAAACAAGAAGGATCTTCAGAAGCTGGATTGGTCCAAGCCTGCCAAACAGATTCACAACTTCATCCGTGCTCTGGACAGCACACCGGGAGCTTGGACCACGATCAACGGAGAGGAGATTCGTCTGTTTGGTTCCACTCTGTGGAACAGCGATGAATTACCAGCACACGATACCGAGGTGAACGTGGAGGGCCGAATAGGCATCATCCACGATGGTGGATTGCTGATCAATGCCAGCGACGGGAAATACGTGAACGTAGAAAGGATAAAAGTTGGGACAAGAACGATCCCTGCCAGCAAGTTCGGCAAGGAGGACGAGAATGTTATGATAGAATTCACGGAAGAGGAGCTGAAGGCCAAGGACGTTTTGATGCACATCTGGAACAGCATCCTTAACGTGGATATCGAAGACGACACCGATTTTTTCGCGTGTG GAGCTGGAAGCATGGACGTCGTGAGATTGGTCGAAGAAGTCAAGGACAACTTAGGAGTGACGTTGCAGAACATAGACGTTTTCATGGCCCCTGTTTTCATACAGTTCGCCACGACGGTAGTTCTCGCAGCACGGGGCGTTTCCGCCGCCAAGGATGTCAAATACGACGCCGTGGAACTGCAGGCGAACAACATGAACCTGAAATTCCCCAAGCAATTGTTTATTGACGGTGAGTTCGTCAACGGTCATGGAAAacccctggacacgatcaaccctCACGACGAAAGTGTCATCTGCTCCGTGGAGAGTGGCAACGTCGAAGACGTGGACAGAGCTGTAAAGGCTGCTAAGAAAGCCTTCGAGGAGGGGGAATGGAGCAAGATCAGTGCCAGGGAGCGCGGTGCTCTTCTCTTCAA GCTGGCGGACCTGATGGAGGAACACAAGGAGGAGTTGGCCACGATCGAGAGTTTGGACTCTGGCGCGGTATATACCTTGGCTCTGAAGACCCACGTGGGAATGTCCATCGAGACTTGGAGATATTTCGCTGGCTGGTGCGACAAGATCCAAGGTTCGACGATACCAATATCGCACGCTAGGCCCAATCGCAATCTAACGTTCACGCGCAAGGAACCGCTCGGCGTCTGCGGTCTAGTCACACCTTGGAACTATCCTCTGATGATGCTTTCTTGGAAAATGGCAGCTTGCCTGGCTGCAGGAAATACGGTGGTGATGAAGCCTGCCCAGGCGTCGCCCTTAACGGCCTTAAAGTTTGCAGAACTCACTGTCAAAGCTGGTTTCCCACGCGGTGTAGTGAATATTGTACCGGGCAACGGCACGGTTACAGGAAACGCGATCTGCGAGCATCCTCTGATCAGGAAGCTCGGCTTCACCGGGTCCACGTTGATCGGCCAGTCGGTAATGAAATCCTGCGCCGACAGCAACTTGAAGAAGGTCTCGCTGGAGCTGGGAGGCAAGAGTCCTTTGGTTATCTTCGAGGATGCTGACATTCAGCACGCAGTCAGGGTTGGAATGGGCAGCGTGTTCTTCAACAAGGGAGAGAACTGCATAGCTGCTG GTCGACTGTTCGTCGAAGAATCTATACACGATGAGTTCCTGAGGAGGATCGTCGAGGAGACGAAGAAGATAAACGTGGGTAACCCGTTGGATAGAAGCACAGCGCATGGTCCGCAGAATCACAAGGCACATCTGAACAAGCTCTTGGAATTTGTGAGTCGCGGTGTCCAGGAGGGAGCGAAATTGGTGTACGGTGGTAAAAGGTTGGATCGTCCTGGTTGGTACTTCGAACCGACGGTCTTCACCGACGTCAAGGACGACATGTACATAGCGAAAGAGGAGTCTTTCGGTCCTGTAATGGTGATTTCCAAGTTTAGTTCTAAGAACATGGACGAGATGATCGCCAGGGCTAACAATACAGAGTACGGGCTGGCTTCCGGTGTTCTGACGAAGGATATCAGCAGAGCCCTAAGATTCGCCGAAAAAATTGAGGCGGGGACGGTGTTCATTAACACGTACAACAAGACGGACGTTGCAGCGCCTTTTGGCGGATTCAAGATGTCAGGCTTCGGCAAAGATCTTGGCCAGGATGCTCTGAACGAGTACCTGAAAACGAAAACTGTTACTATAGAATATTAG